The Patescibacteria group bacterium DNA window GTGGCCTTGGGCAGGTTCAATTTATGGATGGTCGTCCTAATCGGCGCTTTGGGCAATTTGGCCGGATCGCTTTTGGCTTATGCCGTGGGTTATTGGGGTCAGGATAAAATTGTGAGAATCTTGATTGTCAAATACGGCCGTTATTTTTTAATTTCCGAACACGAATATGATCGGGCGCAAAAATGGTTTTTAAAATACGGAGAGATCATTGTTTTTGCCAGCCGCATGCTGCCTGTCGTCCGGACCTTCATTTCCCTGCCGGCCGGTATCGCCAAGATGAATTTAACCAAATTCATTCTCTACACGACCATCGGTTCTTTTTTCTGGTCGCTGGTTTTAACCTCTGTCGGCATGATTTTAGGCCAAAATTGGCAGTCTTTGGAAGTCTATTTTCGGCAATTTGATGTTTTGATTGTGGCAGGACTGACGGTTGGGGGGTTGTTTTATCTTTACCACAAATACAAGCAATTAAAAAAGCGTTAAATTAATATTTACGAATGACGCCGACGACTTTGCCCTGTATTTTTACCTCGGTAACATAAATAGGCGACATCTGCGAGTTGGCCGGCTGCAATCTGATTCGTCCCTCTTCAAAAAAGATTCTTTTTAAAGTGGCCAAACCGTTTCTCAAAACGGCCACGACGATATCGCCGTTTTGAGCGTCTTCCTGATGCTGGATAACGACATAATCGCCGTCGAAAATACCCTCTTCGATTAAAGATTGGCCTTTAACCTGTAAAATATAAGACGGCTTTCCCGAAGAAAGCAAACTCGGGGCGACGGAAAAATAAAGATTGGGGTCAGTGTGGGGTTCCAGAGGCTCTCCGGCAGCAATAAAACCCAAAACCGGCAATTCGACCGCTACCTCTTCTTGAGTATTGTTTGGTTTGCCGGCTCGGCTTATCAGTTCAATGCCTCTTTTGGTCCCGGTCGTTAATTTAATAAAGCCCTTTCCTTCAAGACTTCTTAAATGTTCATAAATCGTGGCGACCGCCCGAACCCCAACGGCATCAGCCATTTCCTGAAGTGTCGGAGCAAAACCGTATCTTTGAATAAATTGCCCAATAAAATCCAAAAGATGTCTTTCTTTACTGTATAAAATAGGAGGCATATACCTATAAAAAACCATAAAAAACCCGAAATGTCAAGATCATCAAACTATGATAAAATAGAACAATGATGTTTAAGTTGCGTTCTTCTTTTAAGCCGATCGGCGACCAGCCGCAGGCCATTAAAGGCCTAATTGACGGCCTTAAGAAAGACTATTCTGATCAGGTTCTTCTGGGTGTGACCGGTTCCGGGAAAACCTTTACCTTGGCTAATGTCATCGCCCATCTTCAAAAACCGACTTTGGTTATTTCCCATAACAAAACTTTGGCCGCCCAGCTTTATCAGGAATTTCGCGATTTCTTTCCCCAAAACGCCGTTTCTTATTTTGTTTCTTATTATGATTATTATCAACCGGAATCATATCTTCCCCAAACCGATACCTATATCGAAAAGGAAACGGAAATCAACGATTTAATCGATAAGCTAAGGCTTCAGGCAACGACGAATTTAATGACCAGAAAAGATACGATTATTGTGGCTTCGGTTTCATGTATTTACAATATCGGCTCGCCGAAAGAATACGGTCATTTTGTTCTTAATCTTGAATTAGGCCAAAGTATCGAAAGAGAACAAATTTTAAAAAAATTGGTAAGGCTTCAATATGAAAGATCGGACTATGTCTTTATTCAGGGAACTTATCGTGTCAGAGGAGAAACTTTGGATATTTTTCCGGCTTACGAAGATTTTGCTTACCGTGTGGAATTGGAAAACGCCCGGGTTAAAATGATTTCTAAAATTGACCCTTTAAATAGTCAGAAACTTAAAAGTGCCAAGGCAGAAGTTAAAACTCTGGTTATCTATCCGGCCAAACATTATATGACTGACCCGGAAACAACGGAAAAATCTTTTGGTCAGATAAGGGAAGATTTAGAAAAACAGTTGCAAAAATTTAAAAAAGAAAGAAAATTTTTAGAAGCCCAAAGGCTTAAAAGCCGGGTTAACTACGATTTGGAAATGATTAAGGAAGTGGGTTTCGTCAACGGCATTGAAAATTATTCAAGATATTTCGACGGTAGGCAAGCAGGAGATCCGCCCTTTACCCTTTTGGATTATTTTAACGAGCCTTATAAAAAAGACTGGTTATGCGTGATTGATGAATCTCATATGACGGTGCCGCAACTTAACGGCATGTATCGTGGTGACCGCTCGCGCAAGGAAACCTTAATCAATTTTGGTTTTCGACTACCCGCGGCTTTGGATAACCGGCCCCTGAAATTTGACGAATTTACAAGACGTCTTCCTCAAACCATTTACGTTTCCGCCACCCCTTCTCCTTGGGAAATCAGCCGTTCTCAACAGGTTGTCGAACAACTGATAAGGCCGACCGGTCTTTTGGATCCGGAAATTATTCTTAAAGAAAGCCAGGGACAAATTGATGATTTAATCCAAAGAATTGACGAAAGAGTTAAAGCCGGTGAAAGAGTTTTGGTGACGACCTTAACAAAAAGAATGGCAGAGGATTTAGCTGCCTATCTGGAGGAAAGAGGCACCAAAGTTCATTATCTTCATGCGGACGTTGAGACTTTGGACCGAACGGACATTCTTGATGACTTAAGAGAGGGAAAATATGATGTTTTGGTTGGTATCAATCTCTTAAGAGAGGGTCTTGATTTACCGGAAGTTTCGCTGGTGGCCATTCTGGATGCTGATAAGGAAGGTTTTTTACGTTCGGAAACAAGCTTAATTCAAACCATGGGCCGGGCGGCCCGTCATCTTCACGGACAAGTTGTCATGTACGCTGATAAAATTACCGGATCAATGCAACGGGCCATTGATGAGGTTGGGCGCCGGCGAAAAAAACAATTGGCTTATAATCTAAAATTTAAGATCACACCTGCGTCAATTAAAAAACCCATCAGGGAAAAATTAGTCAAAAGACCCAAAATAAAGGAAGAAAAGGAAAAACTTTCTAAAATTGAAGTTGACCAGCTGACGCCTGAAGATAAAAAGAGATTACTGGCAAGGTTAAATCGGCAAATGCGGGAGGCTTCAAAAAATTTAGATTTTGAACTGGCGGTAAAAATTAGAGATCAAATTAAGAAATTGTGATTTTATGCCAACGATTTCTTCTTGGTTCACTTTTTTCGAGTCCACCAGAATTCGGATTCTGAGAACAAAGACCGAGGCATTTATTTCTTAAAGCAGCGTTTTTATGACCTAAGCGATTTTCTGGGTCTTTGTGGCTCCAATAATTATAAATTTGTGAACATTTTCGAGAGATAACACCGCCAAAATAACCTTGTTCACTCGTATTGTGACCCATCTTTTCCTCCTTATGCAGTTTCTTACTGACGGATTATACCACATAACCGTAAACCCTTTCTAATCTTTCTCTTTTCTGGTATAATTTTACGTCCTTTATATGCAAGATGAAATTATTATCCGGGGAGCCAGGGTTCATAATCTCAAAAACGTTGATGCAAAGATTCCCAAAAATAAACTCGTCGTTTTTACGGGTTTATCCGGCAGCGGCAAGTCTTCCATGGCTTTTGATACCATTTACGCCGAGGGACAAAGACGCTACGTTGAATCCCTTTCTGCTTATGCCCGGCAATTCTTAGGCGTTATGGATAAACCCGACGTTGATTCTATCGAGGGACTTTCTCCGGCCATTTCGATTGATCAAAAATCCGTCTCTCATAACCCGCGCTCCACGGTCGGAACCGTCACCGAAATTTATGATTATTTAAGGTTGCTTTTTGCCCGCATCGGTCATCCTCATTGTCCGAATTGCGGTCGGGAAATCAGCCAGCAGTCAAGTCAACAGGTTGTTGAACAAACCCTAAGTTTAACCACAAAAATTTTAGACTCAAAAAAACAAGTCCGACTAATGATTCTTTCGCCGGTGGTCAGGGATCGCAGGGGAGAATTTAAGGAACTTTTTAAAAATCTTCAAAGCAAAGGTTTCCAAAAGATAAGAATTGACAAACAAACTTATTCCCTAACAGACGACCTTACCCTTATCAAAACCAATAAACACACGATCGAGGCGGTTATTGACCAGCTGACGATTGATAAAATCCTTCTGCGGCATCAGGATAAATTACTTAATCTTAAAACCCGGTTAAACGACAGTATTGAACAGGCGTTAAAATTAGCCGATGGCTTAGTTATCGTGGCTGAAGTTTTGGATGCTGATTTTAATTTTCCGGAAAAACCCCAAAAATTTGCCGATCATCTTTTTTCCGAACATTTCTCCTGTCCTGTCTGTAACTTAAGTTTACCACCCCTTGAACCCCGAACTTTTTCTTTTAATTCGCCTTACGGCGCCTGTCCTCAATGCTCCGGATTGGGAACTCTTTTGAAAGTTGATGAAACTTTAGTTTTAAATCCCAATTTATCCATTACCGAAGGCGGTCTTCTTCCTTTTGCGAAGGCTTTTTTCCATGAAACTTGGTTTTCCCGAATTATTTTAAACGTCTGTCAAAAACAAAACATCAACCCGCGTTTGCCGCTTTCTTCTTTATCGGCAGAACAAAAAAGAATTCTTCTTTACGGAACCGGGGAGGAAATCCATGTTGTTGAAGGAAAAAATCGTTTCGGCAGTTTAACTCATATCCATGAAACTTTTGCCGGGATTATCTTTGAATTAGAAAGACACTATCGGGAAACCGAATCTGATTATGTGAGGCTTGAAATAGAAAAATACATGCGGCGGGAAATTTGTCCCGAATGCCGGGGCGGAAGACTTAAAAAGGAAGTCCTGTCGATCACGATTAACGGGCAATCAATTATTGAAATCACCAATTTATCAATCAGGGAAGCTTTGTCCTGGATTAACAATCTAAGCCTTCATCTTTCCGTTAGGGAGCAAACCATTGCTCACTTGGTGATCAAGGAAATTAAAACCCGGCTTAGCTTTTTAAACTCGGTCGGTTTGGATTACTTAACCGTCGATCGGGGAACCCAAACCCTAGCCGGTGGGGAAGCCCAAAGAATCAGACTGGCTTCTCAAATCGGTTCCGGACTTTCCGGTGTTTTATATGTTTTAGATGAGCCGTCCATTGGTTTGCATCCAAGGGACAATCACAAGCTCATTGAGACCTTAAGAAATCTTCGCGATTTAGGCAATACCGTTATCGTCGTCGAGCACGACCGGGAGATGATCGAATCCGCCGATTTTATTTTTGATTTTGGGCCGGGTGCCGGTGATCATGGCGGTCAAATTGTGGCGACGGGAACTTTAAACCAGATAAAAAATCATCAAGATTCTTTAACGGGGGCGTATTTGGCGGAAAGGAAAAAGATTAAAGTCGAACCGTCTTCCGCTTCTTCCGCCGCTCATTTTTTAAAAATTAACGGCTGCCAACAGTTTAATCTTAAAAAGATTGATGTCTCTTTTCCTTTAGGCAAGTTTATTTGCGTTACCGGCGTTTCCGGTTCCGGCAAATCAACCCTCATTGTGGAAACCCTTTATCACGCTTTAGCCCAAAAAATTAATCCCTACCATCGGGAAAAACCAGGCAAATTTGAAAGCCTTGAAGGTCTGGATTATGTCAATAAAATTATTTTGATTGATCAGTCGCCGATTGGCCGGACACCAAGATCAAATCCGGTAACTTATACCGGCGCTTTTAATTTTATCCGCGATTTATTCGCTCAAACACCCGAAGCTAAAGTCCGCGGCTATAAAACCGGAAGATTTTCCTTTAATGTTAAGGGGGGAAGATGTGAAGCCTGTGAGGGCGAAGGTCAAATAAAAATCGAGATGCAATTTTTACCCGATGTTTATGTGGATTGCGAAGTCTGCCATGGTCAAAGATATAACCATGAAACTCTCGAAGTCACCTTTAAGGGCAAAAACATCGCCGAAATCTTAGACATGACCGTTGAGGAAGCTTTAGTTTTCTTTACCCATATCCCGACGCTTGTTGATAAACTGCAAACTTTAACCGATGTTGGTTTGTCTTACATGCATTTAGGGCAGCCGGCGCCAACTCTGTCAGGCGGGGAGGCGCAAAGAGTTAAATTGGCCAGTGAGCTTTCCAAGAGAGCCACGGGGAAGACTTTGTATATTTTAGACGAACCTACCACGGGACTTCATTTTGCCGATTTAGAAAAATTGCTCCTGGTTCTCAAACAATTAGTGCAAAAGGGCAATACGGTCGTTATCATCGAACATAATCTTGATGTCATCAAAAACGCCGATTATCTTATTGATTTAGGCCCCGAGGGCGGAGACAAAGGAGGATACTTAGTTGCCAGCGGGACACCTTACGAGGTATCCTTAAAAAGGAAAGAGTCTCAAACAGGCCAATTTCTGGCAAGAATACTTTAGTTTAAAAAAATGATCAAGTTTTTTTTCGTCGTTTTCTCTTTTTTCTTTTCTTTTCTTTTCTTCTTTGCCAAAGACGCCCGGGCTTCTAATGAATTTTCTTCAGCTTATGATCTGACTTTCGAGGTCAAAAATGACGCCAAAACTTTTGTTTTACAAAATATCCATTTAACAAATTTAACGACCAATTATTACGCTTCCGAATACACCCTGATTTTGGGAACCGATAAAATTGAACAAATAGAAGCTTTTGACGGTCAAGGACCATTAAAAATCAAGGTGGAAAAAAATTTCGAGCAAACCAAAATTCATGTTCAATTTAACGAAAAAATTGTCGGTTTGGGGAAAATTTTAAACTGGACTTTAAAATACCAAAGTTTGGAAATTGCCAAAAAATTAGGCAGAATCTGGGAAATTAACATTCCCAGATTGTCTGCCGAAGAGAACCCGACCTTCTATAACGTTTCTCTCCTCGTCCCTCCGGTTTTTAATGAGCCGGCCTATGTTTTCCCGCAGCCTAAAAATCGCTATTACTGGACGCTTCATGAGGGTTCAAAAGACGGGATCAGTCTGGCTTTCGGTGACTGGCAAGGATTTAAATTTGATCTTAATTATCATCTTGAAAATAAGCAACTTCTTTCCGGAAAAACGGAAATTGCTTTACCGGCAGACACACCTTACCAAAAGATAATTCTTAAAAATATTAACCCCAAACCTAAAAAAATCAGGGTTGATCATGATGGCAATTGGTTAGCCGAGTATTTTCTTTTACCCAAACAAAAACTTGACGTTAAGGTTTCCGGTTCGGTGAAGATTTTTGCCCAAGAACAACCCGATTACCCGAAAGACGACGGCGCTTCTGTTTACCATAATTATTTAAAGACGGAAGAATTTTGGGAGCAAAATGAAAAGATAAAAGAGCTTGCTAAGCAATTAAAAACGCCGCGCGAGATCTATGATTACGTTATTAAAACTCTAAATTATGATTACGAACGCGCTAATCAGGAAACCAAGCGTCTGGGAGCGGCGGCAATTTTAACCCAGCCTCAAAAGGCTATTTGTATGGAATTCACTGATCTTTTCATTGCTTTAGCCAGAAGTTCAAATCTTCCCGCGCGTGAAGTTGATGGTTTTGCTTACACCAGCAATTCAAAACTAAAACCTCTGTCTTTAGTCACCGATGTTTTACATTCCTGGCCGGAATATTGGGATAAAGATAAAAATCTTTGGGTGCAAATTGATCCGACCTGGGGGAAAACCAGCCAGATGAATTATTTTGACCGCTTTGATTTTAATCATTTTGCTTTTGTCATCAGGGGTTTAAGTTCTAAAGAACCCTATCCCGCCGGTTCCTATCGAAGCCAAAGTGGCGGTAAAGACGTCCTGGTTGAATTTAGCGATGATATCCCGCAAGAAACGACGCAAAACCCAAAGGTCGAAATCGTTTTCCCCAAAAAATATCTTGCCGGTTTGCCCTTAAAAGGCAAAGTTATTATTTCTAACCCGAACCGGACCGCTCTTTATAATTTAAAACCAAGCCTTAATTCCTCGTTCCAAATCAAGAATCATGATCTTGAAATCCCCATTTTGCCGCCTCAAGCCGAAAAAATCATGGAGATAGAAATTCCTAATAACGATTTTTTCCTTAATGCTTTAGGCTTGGTAACTTTAAGCTTGGATGGCCGACCTTACACGGCCAGGATAAACATTATTTCTTTGCCATTATTAATCATCCCGCTCGTTATTTTAATCGTCAGCTTAGGTTTTCTCCTTTGTCATGTTGGGAAAAAAATATGGACCAGAATCTTTTGAACGACCTAAAAGGTTTGCCACAAACGCCGGGGGTTTATTTGTTTGCCGACAAAGAAAACCAAATTCTTTATGTCGGCAAGGCTCTGAATCTTCAGCATAGAGTCCGAAGTTATAAAAACGTCCTTGACCCAAAAACAAAACTTTTGTTCAGTCAGGTTGCCAAAATCAACCATATCAAAGTCTTTTCGGAATTTGAAGCGCTTTTGCTGGAAAGCTCCTTAATCAAAAAATATCAACCCAAATATAATTTAAGATTAAAAGACGATAAAAGTTTTTTATACATCGCCGTAACGCCGGAAGAATATCCTAAGGTTTTAAGCGTCAGAAAAAACGATTTGACCCAAACCAAATATCTCTTTGGCCCTTTTCCTTCTGCAAAAACCGTTAAAGAGGTTTTGTTTTTTTTAAGAAAGATTTTTCCTTACTGCAGCCAGAAAGGCAAAAACTTAAAACCGTGTTTTTGGCATCATCTAAAACTCTGCGACCCTTGCCCCGGTGAAATTAATAAATTAATTGGGGAAGAAAAGAAAAAACAAAAACAAATTTATCTTCGCAATCTAAAAAATTTGGCGGCTGTTTTATCGGGTGAATCCAAGAACTTAATCAAAAATTTAACCTCGCAAATGCAATTGGCAGCCAAACAACAAAATTTCGAACAGGCCTTAACATTGCGCGATCAAAGAGAAAAACTAAACTGGTTAACCGGTTCTTATTATCGAACCGGTCTTTATTTGGAAAAACCCAATTTTTTTGAAGAAGAACAGCAAAATGAGTTAAAAACTCTGAAAAAATTATTGAAGTTGCCCTCGTTAAAAAAAATTGAGGGTTATGATCTTTCCAATCTTTCCGGTCTTTTTGCCTCCGGCTCAATGGTCGTCTTTGCTGATGGCATCATGGCTCCTGATCAATACCGGCGCTTTAAAATAAAAAGAATCGGTCAGCCTAACGACGTCGGCATGCTCACCGAGGTTTTAACCCGGCGGCTTAAGCATCAAGAATGGACTTATCCAGATTTAATTATGGTTGACGGCGGTCAGACTCAAGTTTCCGCGGCCTTAAAAATCATTAATTTGGCCAATTTAGATATTCCGGTGATCGGCTTAGCTAAAAAAATGGAGCGGATTATCTATAAAGATGGTCTTCTTTGGCGAAAACTAAAATTGGACGAAACCGATGCCGGCCTTAACCTTTTAAAAAGAATCAGAGACGAATCGCACCGTTTTGCTTTAGCTTATCATTTTAAGCTAAGAGAGAAAACTTTGGGTTTGACATAAAATAGGATCTTTGTTAGCATTAAGGGGTTCATGAAGACATTATTAAGGTTATTTCTCTACAGTACCTTTGCTCTGTGGCTGACCCAGGTTGTTTCCGGCGGCTTAAAAATAGCCGGCGGTTTAGAAACGCAAATTATTGCCGGCGCCGCCTTAGCCTTTATTTATCTTTTCGTTAAACCCATCTTAAAACTCTTTTTTTTACCCATCAATCTTCTTTCTTTAGGACTCTTATCTTGGCTTATTAACGTGGCGATTTTATATGTGTTAACCCTGATGGTTCCCCAAATTACCATCTCGGCTTGGCAATTTTCTGGTTTATCTTATCAGGGATTTTCCCTCCCTTCTTATTATTTCAGCCAGACGACTTCTTTTGTGGCCTCCGCTCTTATCTTAAGCTTTTTTATTAATTTTTTAGTTTGGCTTTCTAAATGAATAATCAACCCAAAATTGTCTGCATCGGCGGCGGCACGGGAACTTTTGTTGTCCTAAGGGGCCTTAAATATCATCCTTATAAGCTTTCGGCCATTGTCAGCATGAGTGATTCCGGAGGCAGCAATAAAAGAATCAGAGACGAATTTGGTTTGTTGCCGACTTCTGATTTACGTCAATGTCTGGTGGCTCTTTCCGAGGAAAATGGCGGGGTAGGACTTTTAAGAAAATTGTTCATGTATCGCTTTGAAAAAGGCCAGGGTATTTCCGGAATGACTTTTGGGAATCTTTTCATGGCGGCGCTTGCTGATATTTTAGGCTCCCAGGAAGAAGCCATCAAGCAAACCGGCAAAGTTTTGCGGATTCACGGCACGGTGATTCCGGTCACCTTTACCAAGACGAATTTATACGCTGAATACGAAAATGGTCAAGTTCTTAAAGAAGAGCATCTGATTGATGAACCGCCCCATGATGGCACTTTAAAAATTACCGATATCTACCTTAAACCCAAGGCCAAAGCCAACCCCGAAGCGTTAAATGTGCTCAGGGAAGCCGACCTTATTGTTTTAGGTCCGGGCGATCTTTATACCAGTCTTTTACCTAATTTATTAATTGGCGAAATTTCGAACTCTCTTAAAAAAGCTCGGGGCAAAATTGTTTACGTCATGAATTTAATGACAAAATACGGTCAAACCTATAATTACTCGGCCATGGATCATTTAAGAGTCATTGAGCAATTGATCGGCAAATCTGTCAATTATATTATTTTGAATAACGGGCGTTTAAACGAAACGACTTTAAAGGTCTACGCGAAATATCACGAATCTCCGGTTTTAAACGACTTAAGCGAAAATGACTATTTTAAAATCATTAAAGCTGACGTTGCCAATCGAGGCACTTTTAAGAAGTCTAGGGCCGATGCCTTGGTTCGCAGTTTAATTCGTCATGACAGTAAAAAATTAGCCCAAACGCTTGTTGATATTATTTCATCAGAAAGAGGTAACTTATGAATAACATCCTGTTAATTATCCAAATTATTGTCTCTGTCCTTTTAATTGCCGCCATTTTATTACAAAATAGGGGACAAGGACTCTCGGCAAGTTTTGGCGGCAGCGGCGAATTTTACCGTTCTAAAAGAGGCCTGGAAAAAATTCTTTTTTGGTTGACGGTTATTTTGGTTGGTCTCTTCCTAATAACTTCTCTGGTTAATCTCGTGCTTTAGAATGAGAATATGAAGTTTTTTGTTCGTTATTTACGTTTGTTCTCTTGGTTTGTACGGGCTTTTGTTACTAAACACCGAAGTCTTATCTCTTTTAGTTTTATCGCCGGTTTCTTAATCTTTTTACTTTTTGTGGAACTTTATCCGATTGTCATCAAACCCTTGTTTCACCAAAAAACCAAAGTTATTGCCGTTATCGGTAATTATACCCCAACAACCCTTCCCTCTTATCTTCAAAATCTTATCAGTTTTGGTCTAACTTCCATTGATCAATCAGGCGAAGCAACTTCGTCAATTGCCTTAAATTGGGAAATAAAAGACGACGGCAAAACTTATCTTTTTAAAATTAAAAACGATTTATTTTGGCACGATAAAACAAAGTTTAAAGCTTCTGACATTAATTATAATCTTAAAGATGTCACCTTTGAGTTTATCACTCAAGATCTTCTGAAGATTAGCTTAAAGGAGCCTTTTTCTCCTTTACCAACCATTCTTTCCCGTCCGATTTTTAAACGCGGCTTAGTCGGTTTGGGCCCTTATAAGGTCACGAAAATAAAACTTAAAGGCGATACTTTGCAAAATATGTCCTTAACCCCCTTAACCGCGGATTTTCCTCCGCTTGAGTTTAAGTTTTATTCTACGGAAGCGGCGGCGATAACGGCTTTTAAACTTGGCGAAGTTAATATCCTCGATCGAGTCAGCGACGTCAATGGTTTTAAAAATTGGCCGAATTTAAAGATAAGCTCACAAATTTATGAGAATTACAATATTATTCTTTTTTTCAATACCCGGCTGCCGTTACTCCAAAAAAGAGCCGTTCGCCAAGGTTTGGCTTACGCCGTTCCCTCTTTTTCGCAAGAAACCTCCAACAGTCCTCTTAATCCTCATTCCTGGGCGTATAATCCGAATGTCAAAAATTATTCGCAAAATCAGGAACTGTCTAAAAGTTTATTGATAAAAGAGGGGATCGCCACGGCCTCGGCTAACCTGACCATCTCAACTTTTACTTCCTTTTTGCCTTACGCTCAAAAAATTGCCCAGTCCTGGGATTCCCTGGGCCTAAAAACCAATATCAGGGTCGAAAATTCCGTTCCGGGAAGCTTTGACGTTTTACTCATGAGTCAGGAGATTCCGCCTGACCCCGACCAGTATCACCTCTGGCATTCAACCCAAACCACGAATATCACCGGTTTTGGCAGTCCCAAGATTGATAAACTTTTAGAAGACGGGAGAAAAACGACCGATAAGGAAAAAAGAACGCTAATTTATAAGGATTTTCAGCGTTACTTGCTTGAAGAAGCTCCCGCGGTTTTCCTCTTCCATCCCAAGCTCTACACCATTGAAAGAAGTTAGAAAAGAGCGGTTTGTGAGCAAAACGTCTTTCTGATATAATTCTTTTTGCCTTTGGGCAAGTGGCGAAACTGGCAGACGCGCAGGCTTCAGGAGCCTGTTCCCTTTAACAAGGAATGGAGGTTCGAGTCCTCTCTTGCCCACTTAAGCCGAGGTGGTGAAATCGGTAGACACGCAGCCTTGAGGAGGCTGTACCCTTAAACAAGGTGTGCAGGTTCAAATCCTGTCCTCGGCACAGCATAAGTGGGAGTTCGTTTACCCCGCTGATTGCGGAGCAATTTTGCGGGGAGTCTCCCCGAGAGCACTTAAAATAGAGAATGACCGCTTAGCTCAACGGTGGAGCGCGACATTTACACCGCGCCTGCACTGGCCGGTTAGTTCAGTTGGTAGAACGCCTCGTTTACATCGAGGAAGTCGGAGGTTCGAGTCCTCCATCGGCCACAGTTTCGGCGGGCAGGTCGAAGAGGTTGGTGGTTCGAATCCACCAGCGGTCACCAGAAGCTTATATTTTCGTTTTTTTCCATCGGCGGTAAAGAATAACTCCACCCAAAACCGGCACCCAGATAACCCCATAAACCATAATCCAAATTCCCTTTTCGGCCAAACCTCTTCCGGTATTGATT harbors:
- a CDS encoding DedA family protein — translated: MLETLGTFVINIISDTGYLGIFLLMALESACIPIPSEATMPFSGSLVALGRFNLWMVVLIGALGNLAGSLLAYAVGYWGQDKIVRILIVKYGRYFLISEHEYDRAQKWFLKYGEIIVFASRMLPVVRTFISLPAGIAKMNLTKFILYTTIGSFFWSLVLTSVGMILGQNWQSLEVYFRQFDVLIVAGLTVGGLFYLYHKYKQLKKR
- the lexA gene encoding transcriptional repressor LexA, which encodes MPPILYSKERHLLDFIGQFIQRYGFAPTLQEMADAVGVRAVATIYEHLRSLEGKGFIKLTTGTKRGIELISRAGKPNNTQEEVAVELPVLGFIAAGEPLEPHTDPNLYFSVAPSLLSSGKPSYILQVKGQSLIEEGIFDGDYVVIQHQEDAQNGDIVVAVLRNGLATLKRIFFEEGRIRLQPANSQMSPIYVTEVKIQGKVVGVIRKY
- the uvrB gene encoding excinuclease ABC subunit UvrB, whose amino-acid sequence is MMFKLRSSFKPIGDQPQAIKGLIDGLKKDYSDQVLLGVTGSGKTFTLANVIAHLQKPTLVISHNKTLAAQLYQEFRDFFPQNAVSYFVSYYDYYQPESYLPQTDTYIEKETEINDLIDKLRLQATTNLMTRKDTIIVASVSCIYNIGSPKEYGHFVLNLELGQSIEREQILKKLVRLQYERSDYVFIQGTYRVRGETLDIFPAYEDFAYRVELENARVKMISKIDPLNSQKLKSAKAEVKTLVIYPAKHYMTDPETTEKSFGQIREDLEKQLQKFKKERKFLEAQRLKSRVNYDLEMIKEVGFVNGIENYSRYFDGRQAGDPPFTLLDYFNEPYKKDWLCVIDESHMTVPQLNGMYRGDRSRKETLINFGFRLPAALDNRPLKFDEFTRRLPQTIYVSATPSPWEISRSQQVVEQLIRPTGLLDPEIILKESQGQIDDLIQRIDERVKAGERVLVTTLTKRMAEDLAAYLEERGTKVHYLHADVETLDRTDILDDLREGKYDVLVGINLLREGLDLPEVSLVAILDADKEGFLRSETSLIQTMGRAARHLHGQVVMYADKITGSMQRAIDEVGRRRKKQLAYNLKFKITPASIKKPIREKLVKRPKIKEEKEKLSKIEVDQLTPEDKKRLLARLNRQMREASKNLDFELAVKIRDQIKKL
- the uvrA gene encoding excinuclease ABC subunit UvrA — its product is MQDEIIIRGARVHNLKNVDAKIPKNKLVVFTGLSGSGKSSMAFDTIYAEGQRRYVESLSAYARQFLGVMDKPDVDSIEGLSPAISIDQKSVSHNPRSTVGTVTEIYDYLRLLFARIGHPHCPNCGREISQQSSQQVVEQTLSLTTKILDSKKQVRLMILSPVVRDRRGEFKELFKNLQSKGFQKIRIDKQTYSLTDDLTLIKTNKHTIEAVIDQLTIDKILLRHQDKLLNLKTRLNDSIEQALKLADGLVIVAEVLDADFNFPEKPQKFADHLFSEHFSCPVCNLSLPPLEPRTFSFNSPYGACPQCSGLGTLLKVDETLVLNPNLSITEGGLLPFAKAFFHETWFSRIILNVCQKQNINPRLPLSSLSAEQKRILLYGTGEEIHVVEGKNRFGSLTHIHETFAGIIFELERHYRETESDYVRLEIEKYMRREICPECRGGRLKKEVLSITINGQSIIEITNLSIREALSWINNLSLHLSVREQTIAHLVIKEIKTRLSFLNSVGLDYLTVDRGTQTLAGGEAQRIRLASQIGSGLSGVLYVLDEPSIGLHPRDNHKLIETLRNLRDLGNTVIVVEHDREMIESADFIFDFGPGAGDHGGQIVATGTLNQIKNHQDSLTGAYLAERKKIKVEPSSASSAAHFLKINGCQQFNLKKIDVSFPLGKFICVTGVSGSGKSTLIVETLYHALAQKINPYHREKPGKFESLEGLDYVNKIILIDQSPIGRTPRSNPVTYTGAFNFIRDLFAQTPEAKVRGYKTGRFSFNVKGGRCEACEGEGQIKIEMQFLPDVYVDCEVCHGQRYNHETLEVTFKGKNIAEILDMTVEEALVFFTHIPTLVDKLQTLTDVGLSYMHLGQPAPTLSGGEAQRVKLASELSKRATGKTLYILDEPTTGLHFADLEKLLLVLKQLVQKGNTVVIIEHNLDVIKNADYLIDLGPEGGDKGGYLVASGTPYEVSLKRKESQTGQFLARIL
- a CDS encoding transglutaminase-like domain-containing protein — protein: MIKFFFVVFSFFFSFLFFFAKDARASNEFSSAYDLTFEVKNDAKTFVLQNIHLTNLTTNYYASEYTLILGTDKIEQIEAFDGQGPLKIKVEKNFEQTKIHVQFNEKIVGLGKILNWTLKYQSLEIAKKLGRIWEINIPRLSAEENPTFYNVSLLVPPVFNEPAYVFPQPKNRYYWTLHEGSKDGISLAFGDWQGFKFDLNYHLENKQLLSGKTEIALPADTPYQKIILKNINPKPKKIRVDHDGNWLAEYFLLPKQKLDVKVSGSVKIFAQEQPDYPKDDGASVYHNYLKTEEFWEQNEKIKELAKQLKTPREIYDYVIKTLNYDYERANQETKRLGAAAILTQPQKAICMEFTDLFIALARSSNLPAREVDGFAYTSNSKLKPLSLVTDVLHSWPEYWDKDKNLWVQIDPTWGKTSQMNYFDRFDFNHFAFVIRGLSSKEPYPAGSYRSQSGGKDVLVEFSDDIPQETTQNPKVEIVFPKKYLAGLPLKGKVIISNPNRTALYNLKPSLNSSFQIKNHDLEIPILPPQAEKIMEIEIPNNDFFLNALGLVTLSLDGRPYTARINIISLPLLIIPLVILIVSLGFLLCHVGKKIWTRIF